The genomic window AGCCGCCGTATTGGAACAAACCATCGGTGGACAGTCCATAGATTTCAACCGATTGTTTTTGTAAAAGGCATTTAACAAGACCCTCGTTATTGCGTGTGTTTGTAGTCTGCGAAACGTGAGCGTTTCGGTAATTTAACATTCGACTTCTAAGCCCTCTATCCGTTTTACCGATGTACATTACTTCACTATCAACAACAAATGCATATAGAATATTGGCACTTTCCGGCTCATCAAAGAGATCGAAATCTAGCTTTCCCTCAACCAGTTTCCATTTGCCAACAGGCTTAAAGCCTATAGATCCAATGCGCTTTAAGTTTTCGCCCACGACCACCTCCGTTAAACTGACTTTC from Chloracidobacterium sp. includes these protein-coding regions:
- a CDS encoding GIY-YIG nuclease family protein, yielding MVVGENLKRIGSIGFKPVGKWKLVEGKLDFDLFDEPESANILYAFVVDSEVMYIGKTDRGLRSRMLNYRNAHVSQTTNTRNNEGLVKCLLQKQSVEIYGLSTDGLFQYGGFHINLAAGLEDSLIDELKPPWNVN